A window of the Paenibacillus woosongensis genome harbors these coding sequences:
- a CDS encoding inositol monophosphatase family protein, with the protein MVGSKSPTAVAINSASKAGEWIKSRLGMHKQLDTKLSPQDLVTDVDKGAELMIRKLILTHFPDHDILGEEGVPPGAAASEAALAKARSSEYLWIVDPVDGTTNFVHGFPFFCVSIALAHRGEVIVGVIYDPLRDELFVAEKGKGAYVHGNPTRVSEDAELSGSVVAVGFNPDRQFALPTNMKGINALALQTRSIRAGGSAALHLAYVAAGRLSGYYEVGLNAWDVAAGALLVKESGGIVTDTSGNPYDLGVRHLVATNGKIHGELLQSLKDAGATGMQ; encoded by the coding sequence GTGGTGGGCAGTAAAAGTCCGACAGCTGTGGCGATCAACTCCGCATCCAAAGCGGGGGAATGGATTAAGAGCAGGCTTGGCATGCACAAACAACTAGATACAAAGCTATCCCCACAGGATTTGGTGACGGATGTAGATAAAGGCGCGGAGCTGATGATTCGTAAGCTGATCCTTACTCATTTCCCGGATCATGATATTTTGGGCGAGGAAGGCGTACCGCCGGGTGCTGCTGCTTCAGAAGCGGCTCTGGCCAAAGCGAGATCCTCGGAATATTTATGGATTGTCGATCCGGTGGACGGCACGACGAATTTCGTTCACGGATTTCCATTTTTTTGCGTGTCGATCGCGTTGGCTCATCGCGGAGAAGTTATCGTTGGCGTAATTTATGACCCGCTGCGGGATGAACTATTCGTAGCCGAGAAAGGCAAGGGCGCTTACGTGCATGGCAATCCTACGAGGGTGTCAGAGGATGCGGAGCTGTCCGGCAGCGTTGTGGCCGTAGGCTTCAATCCGGATCGTCAGTTTGCGCTTCCGACGAATATGAAAGGGATTAACGCCTTAGCTCTGCAGACGCGCAGCATTCGAGCGGGAGGCTCCGCTGCGCTCCATCTTGCTTATGTGGCAGCAGGCCGCTTGAGCGGGTATTATGAGGTAGGGCTGAATGCCTGGGATGTTGCAGCGGGCGCCCTCCTTGTGAAGGAATCCGGAGGAATCGTAACAGACACGTCAGGGAATCCTTATGATCTCGGCGTGCGTCACCTGGTGGCGACGAACGGCAAAATTCACGGCGAGCTGCTGCAATCCCTGAAGGACGCTGGTGCAACAGGCATGCAGTAA
- a CDS encoding glutamate-1-semialdehyde 2,1-aminomutase, which yields MNRIQSERLYEEALQHIVGGVNSPSRSFKAVGGGAPVFMNKAAGSHFWDVDGNRYVDYLGAYGPIITGHAHPHVTRAIQEAAANGTLYGTPTELEITLAKMLKSAIPSMDKVRFVNSGTEAVMTTIRVARAYTKRNKIIKFAGCYHGHSDLVLVAAGSGPSTLGIPDSAGIPTSIAHEVITVPFNDAGALQAALNKWGDDVAAVMVEPIVGNFGMVMPKEGFLEDLCRLARQYGALVIYDEVITAFRFHYGSAQTFSGLANHEAIRPDLTALGKIIGGGLPIGAYGGSKEIMEQVAPLGPAYQAGTMAGNPASISAGIACLEVLREEGVYPEMERLAVKLTNGLADSASRYGIPLTINRIAAAFSTHFCDHPVTNYEEAQDTDSELFAAFFRAMLNRGVNLAPSKYEAWFLTTAHTDEDIDFTLEAAEASFREISGK from the coding sequence ATGAACCGGATTCAATCCGAACGATTATACGAAGAAGCTCTCCAGCATATTGTCGGCGGCGTCAACAGCCCCTCCCGCTCTTTCAAAGCGGTTGGGGGCGGGGCGCCCGTTTTTATGAATAAAGCGGCTGGCTCCCATTTCTGGGACGTAGACGGCAACCGCTATGTCGACTATCTCGGAGCATACGGCCCGATCATTACCGGCCATGCTCACCCGCATGTGACCCGCGCCATTCAGGAAGCAGCGGCTAACGGCACCTTGTACGGTACGCCAACCGAGCTGGAGATTACCCTGGCTAAAATGTTAAAGAGCGCAATCCCTTCCATGGACAAGGTCCGCTTTGTCAATTCCGGGACAGAGGCCGTCATGACGACCATCCGCGTAGCACGTGCGTATACCAAGCGCAATAAGATCATCAAGTTTGCCGGCTGCTATCATGGCCATTCCGACCTCGTGCTGGTAGCCGCAGGCTCCGGGCCTTCCACGCTCGGCATTCCCGACAGCGCCGGCATCCCGACCAGCATCGCCCATGAAGTGATTACCGTACCGTTTAACGATGCTGGAGCACTCCAGGCCGCCCTGAACAAATGGGGCGACGACGTAGCTGCGGTGATGGTCGAGCCGATCGTCGGCAATTTCGGCATGGTCATGCCGAAGGAAGGCTTCCTTGAGGATCTCTGCAGACTTGCCCGGCAATATGGCGCACTCGTCATCTATGACGAAGTGATTACCGCCTTCCGCTTCCATTACGGCTCTGCCCAGACATTTAGCGGACTCGCCAATCACGAAGCGATCCGGCCGGATTTGACTGCGCTCGGCAAAATCATCGGAGGCGGACTGCCGATCGGCGCATATGGCGGCAGCAAGGAAATCATGGAGCAGGTCGCTCCGCTCGGCCCGGCATACCAGGCCGGAACGATGGCCGGCAACCCGGCTTCCATCTCGGCGGGAATTGCCTGCCTGGAAGTATTGCGGGAAGAAGGCGTCTATCCGGAGATGGAACGGCTGGCCGTCAAGCTGACAAACGGGCTGGCGGATTCGGCGAGCCGTTACGGCATTCCGCTGACGATTAATCGGATTGCCGCAGCATTCTCGACGCATTTCTGCGACCATCCGGTTACCAACTATGAGGAAGCGCAGGATACGGACAGCGAACTGTTCGCCGCCTTCTTCCGGGCTATGCTGAATCGGGGCGTCAACCTCGCGCCTTCCAAATACGAGGCCTGGTTCCTGACGACGGCCCATACAGACGAGGATATTGATTTTACGCTGGAAGCGGCAGAAGCTTCCTTCCGTGAGATCAGCGGCAAATAA
- a CDS encoding AAA family ATPase → MIDHYSADLLGKLVNRVDSIIIGKRKEIELAVVCMLQGGHILLEDVPGVGKTLLVRTLAACLGGTFGRIQFTSDLMPSDVTGVSVYRAQTGQFEFRPGPVMAHIVLADEINRAAPRTQSALLEAMEERKVTVDGVTHPLPKPFLLLATQNPLDYEGTYRLPEAQLDRFLMRISLGYPQPEQEVEMLGRMQEGTPVEDIRPVLLLEEMGQIQRQVRKVLVDERIKQYLVGIAHASRHHPQLALGISPRGTLAWMGAAQAMAYYKGRSYVIPDDAKAVATAVLAHRLMLKPEAKLAGLHGEDIVEDLLSQGKVPVFQQQRGASS, encoded by the coding sequence ATGATAGATCATTATTCAGCGGATTTGCTCGGGAAGCTGGTCAACCGGGTAGACAGTATAATAATAGGAAAAAGAAAGGAAATCGAGCTAGCCGTCGTCTGCATGCTGCAGGGCGGACATATTCTGCTCGAGGATGTGCCCGGGGTTGGCAAGACGCTGCTGGTGCGTACGCTTGCCGCCTGTCTTGGCGGCACGTTTGGAAGAATCCAGTTCACCTCGGATCTGATGCCCTCTGACGTAACCGGGGTGTCGGTGTACCGGGCGCAAACGGGACAATTTGAATTCCGGCCAGGACCGGTCATGGCGCATATCGTGCTGGCTGATGAAATTAACCGCGCGGCTCCGCGCACCCAGTCGGCCTTACTGGAGGCGATGGAAGAGCGCAAAGTGACGGTGGACGGGGTTACCCATCCGCTGCCGAAGCCTTTTTTGCTGCTGGCGACACAGAACCCATTGGATTACGAAGGGACTTACCGTTTGCCGGAAGCCCAGCTTGACCGGTTTTTGATGCGTATTTCCCTAGGTTATCCGCAGCCTGAGCAGGAGGTGGAGATGCTTGGCCGGATGCAGGAGGGAACTCCTGTTGAAGATATCCGCCCCGTGCTGCTGCTTGAGGAGATGGGGCAGATACAGCGCCAGGTCAGAAAGGTGCTTGTCGATGAGCGGATCAAGCAATATTTAGTGGGAATTGCCCATGCCTCCCGCCACCATCCCCAGCTTGCGCTCGGAATCAGTCCTCGCGGTACACTGGCCTGGATGGGGGCCGCGCAAGCGATGGCCTATTATAAAGGGCGGTCCTATGTAATTCCTGATGACGCCAAGGCGGTAGCGACCGCGGTGTTGGCCCACCGGCTTATGCTGAAGCCCGAGGCGAAACTGGCGGGGCTGCACGGAGAAGACATTGTGGAGGATTTATTGTCCCAGGGGAAGGTACCCGTATTTCAGCAGCAGCGGGGTGCGTCATCATGA
- a CDS encoding stalk domain-containing protein, which produces MRNSKWRGDTTRSNSARLARSAHCRLCAGIADTRAALEQADLITITIGGNDLYSLLTDIAYYSPAEIEAKGRELLAAYTLNVREILDDLTAINPRAQIILMDQYQPVPKRIAGSAYTDLENAADTFTVAVEGIAGEYASQGKLVKAAHVAQAFKGREIALTHILPGGDIHPSQAGYEAIAKVVAEEAWGSYRENGKLKEGVPLHIVVKGEKLQTPYTPVLLHNQTFLALKDITEAIGASARWDSRSSTATVTYSGRTIVIPIGSSKVIANGELLATHNPAFLYKIGQEAKTYVPLAVLAQGLGLDIQYSEKSKTVFINL; this is translated from the coding sequence ATCCGCAATTCAAAGTGGCGAGGCGATACGACCCGAAGCAATTCAGCGCGGCTTGCCCGATCCGCGCATTGCCGCCTTTGCGCGGGAATCGCCGATACCCGGGCGGCGCTGGAGCAAGCGGATCTGATCACCATTACGATCGGCGGCAATGACCTATATAGTTTGCTTACGGATATTGCGTACTACAGCCCGGCTGAAATCGAAGCCAAGGGGCGGGAGCTTCTGGCTGCATACACGCTCAACGTACGGGAGATCCTCGATGATTTGACGGCAATCAATCCTCGGGCCCAAATTATCCTGATGGATCAATACCAGCCTGTACCTAAAAGGATCGCCGGCTCTGCGTATACCGATTTGGAAAACGCCGCAGATACGTTTACGGTGGCGGTTGAAGGGATTGCCGGCGAATATGCCAGCCAGGGCAAGCTTGTGAAGGCGGCGCATGTGGCGCAGGCGTTCAAGGGGCGGGAAATTGCGCTGACGCATATTTTGCCGGGCGGAGATATTCATCCTAGCCAGGCAGGGTATGAAGCGATTGCCAAAGTCGTAGCCGAAGAGGCATGGGGAAGCTACCGGGAGAACGGGAAATTGAAGGAGGGCGTACCGCTTCATATCGTGGTGAAGGGCGAGAAGCTGCAAACACCATATACTCCGGTGCTCCTTCATAATCAGACCTTTCTGGCGCTCAAGGATATTACGGAGGCAATCGGAGCTTCCGCGAGATGGGACAGCCGCAGCAGCACGGCTACAGTGACGTACAGCGGGCGGACGATTGTCATCCCAATTGGCTCGAGCAAAGTGATTGCGAATGGCGAGTTGCTCGCTACGCATAACCCGGCTTTTCTGTATAAAATCGGCCAGGAAGCCAAAACCTACGTTCCTTTAGCTGTGCTTGCCCAAGGCCTGGGGCTCGATATACAGTATTCCGAGAAGAGCAAAACGGTATTTATCAATTTATAA
- the uvsE gene encoding UV DNA damage repair endonuclease UvsE, which translates to MIVRFGYVAMSTVVKNASPSKTMTYKTFSSLSDREAAVRRLELIGADNLHNTLRLLRHNEANDIKVYRFSSKLLPLATHDALYDWNPYAALKDQFQEVGDFVKQHGMRVSFHPDHFMVLSTPRPEVLHSSLRDLRHHVAMLEAMGLDGRAKNNIHVGGAYGDKLSAAERFRENVTALPDSIKNRLTFENDDKTFNALETLELCEALGIPMVLDIHHQWVNNEGEQPVDLWPRIQRTWQSPHAQADSPSSDPLPPKIHASSPKSASDPRGHADHVLAQPLLDFLRAIAPATKRVDVMLEAKQKDGALFMLMEDLRQYEGDGVQFLSEASVRIQP; encoded by the coding sequence TTGATTGTCCGCTTCGGTTACGTAGCCATGTCGACGGTCGTGAAGAATGCATCTCCATCCAAGACGATGACTTACAAGACGTTCAGCAGTCTAAGCGACCGGGAGGCAGCGGTGCGCCGCCTGGAATTGATCGGGGCGGACAATTTACACAACACACTGCGGCTCCTTCGGCATAACGAAGCGAACGATATCAAGGTATATCGCTTCTCGTCCAAGCTGCTGCCCTTGGCGACACATGACGCCCTGTACGACTGGAATCCTTATGCGGCGCTGAAAGACCAATTCCAGGAGGTAGGGGATTTCGTCAAACAACACGGCATGCGCGTCTCGTTCCATCCGGATCATTTCATGGTACTAAGCACGCCGCGTCCCGAGGTGCTGCACAGCTCGCTGCGCGATCTGCGCCACCATGTTGCGATGCTTGAGGCCATGGGGCTGGATGGACGGGCGAAGAACAATATCCATGTCGGTGGCGCCTACGGAGACAAGCTGTCGGCTGCCGAGCGGTTCCGGGAAAATGTCACTGCGCTGCCGGACAGCATCAAGAACCGGCTGACGTTCGAGAATGACGACAAGACGTTCAACGCCCTCGAGACGCTGGAGCTGTGCGAGGCGCTAGGCATTCCGATGGTGCTCGATATTCATCATCAATGGGTGAATAATGAAGGAGAGCAGCCCGTGGATTTATGGCCCCGTATACAGCGCACATGGCAATCGCCGCATGCCCAGGCGGATTCACCGAGTTCCGATCCGCTGCCGCCTAAAATCCACGCCTCAAGCCCGAAAAGCGCGAGCGACCCCAGAGGTCATGCCGATCATGTTCTCGCTCAGCCGCTGCTGGATTTTCTTCGGGCCATCGCGCCTGCGACCAAGCGGGTCGATGTCATGCTGGAAGCGAAGCAGAAGGACGGAGCCCTGTTCATGCTTATGGAGGATTTGCGCCAATATGAGGGGGATGGCGTGCAGTTTCTGAGCGAGGCCAGCGTACGAATTCAGCCTTAA
- the fabI gene encoding enoyl-ACP reductase FabI, whose amino-acid sequence MGDLLAGKNIIVMGVANDRSIAWAIAQSLAAQGARLAFTYESERVEGRVRKLAETIPNSLILPCNVTVDEEIDRLAETLKSELGVLHGVVHSIAFAKAEDLAGEFADTSREGFALAHDISAYSLVAVSKRLAPLMTEGGSIMTMTYMGSERVMRNYNVMGVAKAALEASVRYLANDLGPKNIRVNAISAGPIRTLAAKGISDFNSILKQVEEKAPLRRTTETAEVGDTAMFLISHLSRGITGEVIFVDGGYNIVGA is encoded by the coding sequence ATGGGAGATTTACTCGCAGGAAAAAACATTATCGTAATGGGTGTTGCTAACGATCGCAGTATTGCCTGGGCTATTGCTCAGAGCTTGGCCGCTCAAGGAGCGCGTTTGGCATTTACATATGAGAGCGAGCGGGTGGAAGGCCGGGTGCGCAAGCTGGCCGAGACGATTCCCAATTCGCTCATTCTTCCTTGCAACGTGACGGTCGATGAAGAAATCGATCGCCTGGCGGAAACATTGAAGAGCGAACTCGGCGTACTGCATGGCGTTGTGCACAGCATAGCCTTTGCTAAGGCGGAAGACCTCGCCGGCGAATTCGCGGATACGTCCCGCGAAGGCTTCGCACTGGCGCATGATATCAGCGCATATTCGCTTGTAGCCGTATCGAAACGCCTAGCTCCGCTGATGACGGAAGGCGGCAGTATCATGACGATGACGTACATGGGCTCCGAGCGCGTCATGCGCAACTACAACGTGATGGGCGTTGCCAAGGCGGCATTGGAAGCATCCGTTCGTTATTTGGCAAACGATCTCGGACCGAAGAATATTCGCGTGAACGCAATCTCTGCAGGACCGATCCGTACGCTCGCGGCCAAGGGCATCAGCGATTTCAACTCGATCCTGAAGCAGGTAGAGGAGAAGGCGCCTCTGCGCAGAACGACTGAAACTGCGGAAGTGGGCGACACGGCGATGTTCCTGATAAGCCATCTTTCCCGCGGCATTACGGGAGAAGTTATATTTGTCGACGGCGGTTATAATATCGTTGGTGCATAA
- a CDS encoding DUF58 domain-containing protein, which yields MMGSGVGAWMAGVPVIGVLGALYAWKGGGASLFLLLLALLIGAVGAASQLCGPTRVTVRRTWAPSAPYEGEEIEVTLQISLEGGIPPLWVQVEDDLAGLEQERGRLLFSGFKRNYSGTYRLSGVARGLYTEGSTTVAWGDVFGWFKRVRRLQGRDKLLVQPLPLYIAAWDEMLGGNDGDGGRADMSLKYAPLWGSRLRAYEPGDPVKSIHWKISARRGELITRAPEEVYAWPACLILDTEPASYFVPERGEIFEIAVSAAAAWLQRQSEGTDAYYFRPGLGNNTLQLIGREGLYEGLEVLAQVQLDSERFASLNGARSWNHLVVPGQRITIITGCLTSSLVARLLQMADAGAVLDVWCSGESSDEAVHGSDVEEAGIGNGGAEHWEKSAGHWSAQLSSHGIRMVPLLYDSASVQMKPGRGGRDHGIA from the coding sequence ATGATGGGCAGCGGGGTTGGAGCATGGATGGCAGGCGTACCAGTCATAGGAGTTCTAGGGGCGCTCTATGCCTGGAAAGGAGGAGGAGCTTCGTTATTTCTTCTCCTGCTGGCGCTGCTTATTGGAGCTGTAGGTGCCGCTAGCCAGTTGTGCGGGCCAACAAGGGTTACTGTCCGCCGCACTTGGGCGCCTTCGGCCCCCTACGAAGGGGAAGAAATCGAGGTGACACTCCAGATTAGCCTGGAAGGCGGAATCCCTCCGCTCTGGGTTCAGGTCGAAGATGATTTGGCGGGACTTGAGCAAGAAAGAGGAAGGCTGCTGTTTTCAGGGTTTAAACGTAACTACAGTGGTACATACCGTTTGAGCGGAGTGGCCCGCGGGCTGTATACCGAAGGAAGCACGACGGTCGCATGGGGCGACGTGTTCGGCTGGTTCAAACGGGTCCGCCGCCTGCAGGGAAGGGATAAGCTGCTTGTTCAGCCGCTTCCGCTTTATATCGCGGCATGGGACGAGATGCTGGGAGGAAACGACGGAGACGGCGGACGCGCTGATATGTCGCTGAAATATGCCCCGCTATGGGGCAGCCGCTTAAGGGCCTACGAGCCGGGCGATCCGGTGAAATCGATCCACTGGAAAATAAGCGCTCGCCGCGGCGAGCTGATTACCCGTGCTCCAGAGGAAGTTTACGCATGGCCAGCCTGTCTGATTCTGGATACGGAACCGGCATCTTATTTCGTTCCGGAACGGGGAGAAATTTTTGAGATAGCCGTATCTGCAGCGGCGGCATGGCTGCAGCGGCAGAGCGAGGGGACGGACGCGTATTATTTTCGCCCGGGGCTGGGCAACAATACGCTGCAGCTAATTGGAAGAGAAGGATTGTATGAAGGGCTTGAGGTGTTAGCGCAGGTTCAGCTTGACAGCGAGCGGTTCGCGTCATTGAATGGAGCCAGATCATGGAATCACTTGGTTGTACCTGGGCAGCGGATCACGATAATCACCGGATGCTTGACTTCTTCGCTTGTCGCCAGACTGCTGCAAATGGCCGACGCTGGAGCGGTGCTGGATGTATGGTGCTCTGGCGAATCCAGTGATGAAGCTGTACACGGCTCGGATGTAGAAGAGGCTGGCATAGGGAACGGCGGTGCTGAGCATTGGGAGAAGTCTGCCGGGCATTGGTCTGCTCAATTGAGCTCGCATGGAATCCGGATGGTTCCGCTTCTATACGACTCGGCCTCCGTACAGATGAAGCCGGGCAGGGGAGGAAGAGATCATGGCATTGCCTAG
- a CDS encoding polysaccharide deacetylase — protein MNTQWLAGFPVFRLISLVIAIVLIVSFIPHSESQSIMPEAAAQSPEDAAAVFKVPAGAVKPAESAASFARISSSKQSSVTPASQPQSKPKEANKVIYLTFDDGPSKWTDDVLAILKKADVPATFFVLGEQAKRFPEIISRINEAGHAIGNHTYNHKYDELYASFGVFWSQIKETEEVLRNITGKRTPLVRAPGGTYGHFDTAYFQLLEQGGYKVFDWNLDSGDSKRKGVPASEIIQNATPAKPGDSVTLLMHDGAGHEETVKALPKIIDYYKSLGYEFRAITPEVLPVQFAVSPKMKNSKRPQPSSGWIQAHIVPNAELFGPGEPLYVEAGGLETKLAAGEYELRDGQFRVPLRAVMERLGAEVSWNGLEKSAIATWGDTRIIVSSADDTIVVEAPGESEKRFTASLEWRNGLLWLPLRTLLEVTGHDIMSVTANTEERRVRAS, from the coding sequence ATGAATACACAATGGCTGGCCGGATTCCCGGTGTTTCGCCTGATTAGCTTAGTAATTGCTATTGTTCTTATCGTATCCTTCATTCCCCATTCCGAGAGCCAGAGCATCATGCCTGAAGCAGCCGCCCAATCCCCTGAGGATGCGGCGGCCGTCTTCAAGGTGCCCGCTGGCGCGGTCAAACCCGCTGAATCGGCGGCTTCTTTTGCCAGAATATCCTCTTCGAAACAATCTTCTGTAACACCCGCTTCCCAGCCTCAATCCAAACCAAAAGAAGCAAACAAAGTAATCTATCTTACCTTTGATGACGGCCCTAGCAAATGGACGGATGACGTATTAGCCATATTGAAAAAAGCCGACGTGCCGGCCACATTTTTCGTGCTTGGCGAGCAAGCCAAGCGGTTTCCGGAGATCATTAGCCGGATCAATGAGGCTGGACACGCGATCGGCAACCATACTTACAATCATAAATATGATGAATTGTATGCCAGCTTCGGCGTTTTCTGGTCCCAGATTAAGGAGACGGAGGAAGTGCTCCGCAATATTACGGGAAAGCGTACTCCGCTGGTCAGAGCGCCCGGCGGAACGTACGGGCATTTCGATACAGCTTATTTTCAGCTGCTGGAGCAAGGCGGCTATAAAGTTTTCGACTGGAATCTGGACAGCGGCGACTCCAAGCGCAAAGGGGTTCCCGCCTCGGAAATCATACAAAATGCAACTCCCGCCAAGCCAGGAGACTCCGTCACATTGTTAATGCATGACGGTGCCGGACATGAGGAGACTGTGAAAGCTTTGCCCAAAATCATTGACTACTATAAGTCGCTTGGGTATGAATTCCGCGCGATAACTCCCGAGGTTCTGCCTGTTCAGTTTGCCGTATCTCCTAAAATGAAGAACAGCAAGCGACCGCAGCCTTCAAGCGGTTGGATCCAGGCCCATATCGTTCCTAACGCCGAACTATTCGGTCCTGGCGAGCCGCTTTATGTTGAGGCAGGAGGTTTGGAGACGAAGCTTGCGGCTGGCGAATACGAACTCCGGGATGGACAATTCAGAGTACCGCTGCGGGCAGTCATGGAACGGCTCGGGGCCGAGGTCAGCTGGAACGGTCTGGAGAAAAGCGCGATTGCAACCTGGGGAGATACAAGAATCATTGTCAGCTCGGCGGATGACACCATCGTCGTTGAAGCCCCCGGGGAAAGCGAAAAGAGATTTACAGCAAGCCTGGAATGGAGAAACGGGCTCCTATGGCTGCCGCTGCGTACGCTGCTGGAGGTAACCGGGCATGACATTATGTCGGTTACGGCCAATACAGAGGAGCGGCGGGTACGGGCGTCCTGA
- the bcp gene encoding thioredoxin-dependent thiol peroxidase: protein MVDMQVQVGEMVPDFQLPADGGEEIALSEFRGRKVVLYFYPRDMTPACTQQACDFRDQSEVLREQGAVVLGISGDSVKSHDKFKAKHGLTFPLLADEDHRVSRMFGVWQLKKLYGREYEGIVRSTFLIDEEGRLQKEWRGIRVAGHVEKVLEALRDDQGAK from the coding sequence ATGGTTGATATGCAAGTTCAAGTAGGAGAAATGGTTCCCGATTTCCAACTTCCCGCGGATGGGGGAGAAGAGATCGCATTAAGCGAATTCCGCGGCCGCAAGGTCGTTCTATATTTTTATCCGAGGGATATGACGCCGGCGTGCACGCAGCAGGCCTGCGATTTTCGCGATCAAAGCGAAGTGCTGCGGGAGCAGGGAGCCGTAGTTCTCGGGATCAGCGGGGACTCCGTGAAATCGCATGATAAATTCAAAGCGAAGCATGGGCTGACTTTTCCGCTGCTTGCCGATGAGGATCACCGCGTCAGCCGGATGTTCGGCGTATGGCAGCTGAAGAAACTGTACGGCAGGGAATATGAAGGAATTGTGCGCTCGACCTTCCTGATCGACGAGGAGGGCAGACTGCAGAAGGAGTGGCGCGGCATCCGGGTAGCCGGACATGTGGAGAAGGTGCTGGAAGCTCTGCGGGATGACCAGGGGGCGAAGTAA
- a CDS encoding LCP family protein: MTKRTKRAIIWSITGILVAIAAVAAYYFIAIYNQVDKFQKKGEDSPFYNVQPVETKKEAEPPKWEGTEQVNILLMGVDARGLKKGEVPRSDTMLVASIDPVKKKAYLFSIMRDTYIKIPGYGSDRINAAITHGPNKAMETVSELLGIPIQYYVYTDFQGFIELVDAIGGVDFYVEKDMRYTSKADNHEYDIDLKKGQQHLDGNSALQYVRFRHDALSDYSRTERQRNFLKAVADKMISTTSIMKLPSILEKVNPYIDTNLTVNDMWKLATVAYDSKMAGSEQIPPMKLVVEKKINGSDVIAVRSEDELKQFVQDVFNAPDEPEQDTDSDNSPAGAADTDKSTSTGAGAGTGTSRSTGAGSGSPPVADTFRN; this comes from the coding sequence ATGACGAAACGCACGAAACGGGCGATCATCTGGTCCATCACTGGAATTCTGGTCGCCATCGCAGCCGTTGCGGCTTACTATTTTATCGCCATTTACAATCAAGTTGATAAATTCCAGAAGAAAGGCGAGGACTCCCCCTTCTACAATGTTCAGCCGGTCGAGACCAAGAAGGAAGCCGAGCCGCCAAAATGGGAGGGCACCGAGCAGGTCAATATCCTGCTGATGGGCGTGGACGCCCGCGGCCTGAAGAAGGGAGAGGTCCCCCGGTCCGACACGATGTTGGTCGCCTCCATCGATCCCGTGAAGAAGAAAGCCTACCTGTTCTCCATTATGCGTGATACCTATATTAAAATACCAGGCTACGGGTCGGACCGTATCAACGCTGCCATCACCCACGGCCCAAACAAAGCGATGGAGACAGTCTCTGAGCTGCTCGGCATACCAATTCAATATTACGTCTATACGGACTTCCAGGGCTTTATCGAGCTCGTGGATGCCATCGGGGGCGTGGACTTCTACGTAGAGAAGGATATGCGCTACACAAGCAAGGCCGACAACCATGAATACGATATCGATTTGAAAAAAGGCCAGCAGCACCTCGACGGCAATTCAGCCCTGCAGTACGTCCGATTCCGCCATGACGCTCTTTCCGACTATTCGCGGACAGAGCGCCAGCGCAATTTCCTCAAAGCGGTAGCCGACAAAATGATATCGACGACCTCGATTATGAAGCTTCCGTCAATTCTGGAGAAAGTGAATCCGTATATCGATACGAACCTGACGGTCAACGATATGTGGAAGCTGGCCACCGTTGCCTATGACAGCAAAATGGCGGGCAGCGAGCAAATTCCTCCGATGAAGCTGGTCGTAGAGAAGAAAATTAACGGCTCTGATGTTATAGCTGTCCGAAGCGAGGATGAGTTAAAGCAATTCGTTCAGGATGTATTTAACGCGCCGGATGAACCAGAACAGGACACAGACAGCGATAACAGCCCGGCAGGAGCGGCGGATACAGACAAGAGTACGAGTACTGGCGCAGGCGCCGGAACTGGAACCAGCAGAAGCACGGGCGCAGGTTCCGGATCTCCCCCTGTTGCGGATACCTTCCGGAATTGA